A region of the Arenibacter antarcticus genome:
ACATCTATTGGGGAATTGGATGGTTCCCTGGCATTGATTTCCGAGGTTTTAAATTTAGCGGGAAACAAAGTTCGCCTTCAGATTCTTTATTTGCTTCAAAAAGAAGGAAGACTATGTGTTTGTGATTTAAGCGATATTTTGGAAATGAACGTTTCCGCAATTTCCCAACACTTGAGAAAATTGAGGGATAGAGATATTGTATACACTACTAAAGAGGCACAGACCGTTTTCTATTCGCTAAATAAGGACAAATCCTTCATAATGACACCTATATTTGAAATGGTAAAGGACAATAAAGTATTGGTATAAAGAATGAAGCACAATAAAAAATTGATAGGCACATCTCTACTTACGGCGACAACGGCATCATTATGCTGTATTTCTCCCGTATTGGCAATGTTGGCCGGAACAAGTGGTATAGCATCCACATTTTCGTGGATTAATCCTTTTAGACCGTACTTGATTGGTCTAACGGTTCTAGTTTTGGTCTTTGAGTGGTATCAACGGTTGCGGCCAAGGACGCAAGAAGAGTTGGAATGCGCTTGTGATGAAGATGAAAAAACATCGTTTTGGCAATCCAAGAAATTCCTAGGGATAGTTACCGTATTTGCGGCCATAAT
Encoded here:
- the merTP gene encoding mercuric transport protein MerTP produces the protein MKHNKKLIGTSLLTATTASLCCISPVLAMLAGTSGIASTFSWINPFRPYLIGLTVLVLVFEWYQRLRPRTQEELECACDEDEKTSFWQSKKFLGIVTVFAAIMLAFPYYSSVFYPQNKTNDTPTMSNNIREITVDVKGMTCLGCEAHVESEINKLDGIFNVKADFEKANTVIKFDHAKVDAGKIEEAILKTGYKIVK
- a CDS encoding metalloregulator ArsR/SmtB family transcription factor, with the translated sequence MENQPCIRLEANAKQIMDCRTSIGELDGSLALISEVLNLAGNKVRLQILYLLQKEGRLCVCDLSDILEMNVSAISQHLRKLRDRDIVYTTKEAQTVFYSLNKDKSFIMTPIFEMVKDNKVLV